From a single Nicotiana tomentosiformis chromosome 2, ASM39032v3, whole genome shotgun sequence genomic region:
- the LOC138905133 gene encoding uncharacterized protein, which produces MAVDMDVEELVIMGDSDLIIRQSQREWETRDIKIIPYRQHVEDLSKMVQVRRVQASGDQKRTIRRLAISFSLSGEVLYKRTPDLYLLRYVDAREAEKIMNEVHSGCQIHGDLIHALPLELHPMSTPWLFVACGMDVIGPIKPEPSNGLRFILVGIDYFTKWVEAVTSKVVTKKAGVDFVHSNIICHFGIPKTIIIDNVTNLNSHLMREVHSGFVLATSLPAAFVLAAALF; this is translated from the exons ATGGCAGTTGATATGGATGTGGAAGAATTGGTAATCATGGGAGATTCTGATTTGATCATTCGGCAATCCCAACGTGAATGGGAAACTCGAGATatcaagataattccatatagGCAACATGTGGAGGATCTTAGCAAAATGGTTCAAGTCCGTCGAGTTCAG GCTAGTGGAGATCAAAAGCGAACTATTAGAAGGCTTGCCATCAGTTTCTCTTTGAGCGGAGAAGTCTTGTACAAAAGAACTCCAGATCTGTATCTTTTGAGGTACGTAGATGCCCGAGAAGCTGAAAAAATCATGAATGAAGTGCATTCGGGA TGTCAGATACACGGTGACCTGATTCATGCACTACCTTTAGAGTTGCATCCTATGTCAACACCTTGGTTGTTCGTTGCATGTGgtatggatgttattgggccaatcaaGCCGGAACCTTCAAATGGGCTCAGATTCATTCTAGTTGGCATTGATTacttcacaaagtgggttgaagcagtcaCTTCCAAAGTCGTCACCAAGAAAGCGGGGGTGGACTTCGTGCATTCCAACATTATTTGTCATTTTggtattcctaaaactatcattaTAGATAATGTTACAAATCTGAATAGCCATttgatgagggag GTTCATTCTGGTTTTGTTCTTGCTACTTCCCTGCCTGCTGCATTTGTTCTTGCCGCTGCTCTTTTTTAA